tgactctgttgtaactaatgagaagtctgaatcatcacaatcagctacatttgaatccataatggcctttccattgttatgtttggccttattcttcaacttcggacagtctttcttccagtgccctttttctcgacaaaaggcacattcatctttgctgggtctggatcttgacttggatcttcccttctttgtcctcgtttgactttgaggacgacccctcacaaatagtgcttctccttctccgcccttctgtttttctcgctttctttgttcatagctgtacaaagccgaacaaacttctctgagagaaacttcgtcatttccatggagtagagtagtttcaaggtgctcgtactcatcaggaagtgacgccaacaacatcaaggccaagtcaccatcatcataagttgtatccatattttgcaaatctgtgaccaacttattgaaactggtgatatgttcattcatcgtggtaccaggaacataggtgaagtgaaacagtctcttcttcatgtacaatttattttgactgtttttcttcaaaaatttatcctccagtgctttccataatctacttgcagaagtttcctttgtgtatggatatttctgctctctagcaaggtaggatcgaatggtaccgcaagcaacacgattgataattctccaatcttcttctccaatagcatctggtctcttttcttcaatagcaagatctagcccttgttgaaaaaggacatctagaacctcgccttgccacatcccaaaatgtccggacccgtcaaatatttctaccgcaaatttcgcatttgacacaattcttgtcataagcgaagatgccaatgatgacgtattgttgacacttgatgtagattcttcttgtttattgtctcccatctttgacacaaatattatttaatagctgacgacacaaatcaagattatttcctttctggtgtggaagatcagactaagctgcaaccacagagcatactaagacagaatcttgacacagttaccaagataaatcttttctgatgtggaagatcagactatgctgcaaccacagagcatactaagacagtaccttggctctgataccaattgttgcggaagccaaatgtatatagtgtgaataagtcacaactactataccaaaaattatgacagccaccaaataataaataagacaataaagcaacaataaagggaacaccagaatttacgaggttcggctaattttgcctactcctcggacacaaccaatattttattccactccaaaaatacaagtgaaataatactaaagagagaagatacaaatgccttaaacagatgagaaggcaaatgagaggtgtgtttcaatcctaaacattaggccttcttttataggggaaaaatcccccccaaacttaactcccaaccaatgtgggactttggcattttgccaaacttcaacaaatctccaccttggcaaaattccacattttcaattctctctcaataacaaattttggttgtgtcttcatcttcaatcttcagtgttcaacaatgttgatcaaatccaaacaatgttgaaacttgaccgcagtcaccacctttgtcagcatatcagcaggattctctgtagtatgaattttcttcaccgtgactccaccttcttctatgatttctcgtacgaaatgataccgaacatcaatgtgcttcgtccttgcatgataaacttggttcttcgctaattgaatagcactttgactatcacaaaaaattgtgatacctttttgttcaacaccaagctcctttagcaatccttgaagccaaattgcctctttcacagcatctgtaatagccatgtactctgcctctgttgtagacaaagcaactgttgactgcaaagtagacttccaactaactggtgcctttgcaaaagtaaacacataaccagtagttgatcttcgtttgtccatatcacccgcaaaatctgagtcacaatatccaactacagactgattgtcttcctgctcaaaaactaacccgacatctacagtattatgaatataccgtagaatccacttcacagcttgccaatgctccttccctggattgtgcatatatctgctaataactccaacagcttgtgaaatgtcaggccttgtgcaaaccattgcatacaatAACGATCTAAGTAAccgcttaaattaaaaatagccgaCAGATATATAAGATATGTATAATCATGTATAATTAATTTATAATCCATGTATACTGGCTAAAAATATTAAGCAGTAAATTCAACCgagctatttttttttaaagatctCATTCGAATATATGtaagaagaattaacctaaataatcGTTCACTCAACCGCTTAaactaagcaagccatcaaatttataatatatgtataattcatatataataaATAGTAAATTTGATCGGTTATTTGTGTAAATACTCATATACGTAACTAGGTTCTTTAGTTGAAGAAATGACATCAGTTAGCCGCTTTGAGCACCACTATTTAAAACAtattcaaaattttaaaattagTAAAAGCTAAATGCAGTTTTGACAAACTTCGGACAACTCATATTGCTACTTTTGCTATATCTTCTTCGGGCTTTCGGGCAGGGACGGCTCAACGCTATATGTGTGGCTTTAGGAAGAGCCattagatttattatttaaaaaagaagaagcatatatatatatatatatatatatatatatttattaagtCCTTTTTTCTAGAATATTGAGATGCAACTTTATTACTTCTTTCATAATTGATCTATTCTAATAATTAGTTTTTCACTTGATAATGTAGCTAATGAATTTAATTTTTTGTGAGACATTGTTGATCATTTTAGTTAAGatcaatttgaattttaaaaacttattttccttaatatttttaatttaaaaaataagttAAACTATCAATATCATAATGATTATTATACTTTAAGGAATTATAATTTTTGTTAGATTCTCACCATGTAATGACCTCAATTTTTACCACTAAAGaaaacaccaaaaatattttcatacaCTTTCAATTGTTCAGATCCGTTTTGAAGTAAAAAAATGACTTAGTCTCCAACTAGTTGACACATTTAAACTCTAAtagataaataattttaaaaagcaATATACCTATtaataaaaacatcaaaaattaaaattttttgatGAAAAAGAATATTTAGAAAGTTAGAATAACAAAACCTGATTCAAGAGGTTAATAAATTGATGCCAAAACAACTTTTCATTGCTTCAAATACTTGATGTAATACTAAAAATttcgaagagaaacaaaaaagaatTACAATGTTCTTCAAACTCACGATTTCAAATTCAGATCTGAAATTAATTCTGAGGAGGCTAAATTTTAAAGAATTTGTAATTGGCTATTCTTTAAATGGGTATCCGAATGCTATTTGTGCATTTCCCCCGCGCGGTATTTCGTCTTCATTTTCTTAATTGACATTCGGCAGATTATTTAAAtcccaatttttttttcttgaagaAGTTCTAAAGGCGGGTGGCGTTGGTAATTTACATTGAAATTCCAGTTTAGATTTGTGCAAGTATATACTAGTACAATGGTAGGTAAGAACTTTTTTTTATATCCCCAATTGATTAAATGATTGCATACTAAACGTACGAGTGTATTTTAGGAGTATGTAGACCAAAATAGATGCCGAGAACTGGCCAAGTCATCATCTTTTTACCGCAGGATATATTCAGAGGTATGCAAACAGTTAACTCTAAAGAGTGTTTTTTATTGCTTTAATTTGTTTTTGGTAATGAATTTAGTGAATCATGTTCAGTTTTTACACTATCAAAGAGAAGCCTTTTAATAGATCATTTTTCTCCCCTATATGTTTTGCAGTAATTGTAGTATGTTCATCTCGAAAAATGTCAAGAGAGCCTAATGGTGTGTTTATTACAGAAAATGTTTTCCTAGAAAATATTATTCAAAGAGCTTATATATAATCTAGGCAAACAAGACGGGGTGGGGGATGGTGGGTGGTGGCGGTGAAAGGGTGAGGTGGAGGCGGGGGAGTGGAGTGAGGGGGTGGGGTGGGAGCGGAGTAAGGGGTCTGGTGAGGGAGGAGGTTGGGGCTGGGAAGGAGAGAATGAGTGTGGAATGCCACTTATGGAGAGAAAAGCCCCATGTTTTGTACCTCCATTATCTTTTTCTTATTTGGGTTGGGGGGCTAAACAtgcatgacatttgtgtggctacAAAATTATGTTCATTGTTGATTATATGATCAGAAACAGTTTAGATGAGTCTTCAACATGCTTGTCTTCAATGAATTTTGCATCCGCAATTTTTTGAAGTGCCAGGTTTCCACTCTAGAGTTTGAGTAATTTCTTATCCAACGGCTGTTTTTCCCTTTTGCCATGATGACACACTCCATTTCCCAAAGAGACCATCTTTTTCTGGTTTTTTTGATTTGGTTGCTTCACTTTGTACAGtttttaagatttggtggtaCATGGAGAAATTGATGAAGGACTATTCTGACTTGCAATTTCAAGCATCACGTTATTTGAATTCTGTCATGCTCAATTTCTATGTGGATGTTGCTTTACTTGCATTAGCATTGTGTTAGCCAGTGAGGCTTAATCAGTTGCAGCAGATTCCTTACTTCAATTTGTTGTTGCGCAACTGTTTTCAGCTGTCTTCATGGTGCAATAGTTCTGTATGCTCTGTACAATATCGTGCTTGACATTGCTCAGTTTCTAACTTAGAGATGTTAAATGTAACTTCGAACTACTGTGCTCGTAGCATTACTATATATTACTGACGTCGAGATTGAATGGTTTATTACTTGCGTTAACATGCTTTAGGCATATTCTTTTTTGGGATTTCCTTTCTGAAATTATGTTGTATCCGCAGGTAGAAGAGATAGGATGGGAGCACCTTGTTAAATTGGGGGAAGATCTGAGACTTCTCAGCTTTCGTATGATGTGaggctcttttattttttaaagctaTGGTTGGGTTAAAAAGAGGTAGGTTAGGTGTTAATTATGTGAAAGAAAGAGTGGCACAGAGTATTTCCCATAAAAGAGGAGGGAAGGTAAAACTGAACGGTATCCAGCCTTTCCATGTCAGCTTTTCTGATGTTGTAGAGTTGGATGACAAGGAAGTAAACCAGAGGGGTATCCAACCCTCCCTGTGAGATTTTCCAACTCTTGCAAAGTTGGATAATAAGGAAGTAAATCACCTTTACTTGATCGTAtggaagcaacaacaacaacaacaacaacaaacccagtttgatcccaacatgtggggtctggggagggtagtctgtacgcagaccttacccctacctaatgcaggtagagaggctgtttccaatagaagTAAATCACCTTTACTTGATCGTATGGAAGCAAAGAACCAATATTTCCCAAAAGGAAGTAACTTTACAATTCTCTTCTTGCCAATGAAAAATGGTGTACTGTAGCTTTTAATGCTAGccattagaaaaagaaaaaggaaggagAGTCAGGGGAGGAAAGCTGCTACTAACAAATTAGAATTATGGATGTAACAGGCGAAACTTAAATTTGGGGAAATTAAGTACAGGCAAAATCTAAATTGCAGTAAGGAAACTCTCAAGTTTTTTCTGTGTGCTAGGGACAAGAAGGGAAGGATGCACATTGTGCAGATAACTTTGGATGGAACATATCCTAACCATCCACCTTCAATATCAGCGGTTGGCATCCTTCAAATTTCTGATACTAGAGCCTTGCACTCCATAGGTGATGCCATAATTTACTGATATTTCGCCAGGACATGCCTTATCTCTTCAATGTGGAATGGTCAATAAACTCAAGACTAAAAGATGTTATCCGACAGTTTCAGCAGGTAATTTTGTATTCTTTTCAATATGTTGTAAATCTCCTTTCATTTGCATTTTCTTTGCTTTGTAACATAATATTTACTGATTATTTCATCCCCCAAAGATATTGCCTTACCTTGTGAAGAAAAATTTCATCCACCAAACACACGCGTAATTTAATTATGGATTGTTAATTTCTTTTACACTTACTATATCTTCTTATTACCGGAACCAGCATATGGATAAGCTTCAGGAGTTTTGGAATATAATGGATGACATTGACCACTCTCTTTTGGTGTCTGACCTAAGATATCCTCAACGTGCTTCGTCACATCGCCAACTTAATATAGGTATGTGCTTTTTACATAATTGTTCTTTGGTGTGTCAGTACCCCTTTACGCCAGAACTGATTCATATCCCTTCGTTTTTGATATAGGCAATGACTGCTATATCATGTTTTTTATAGATGCTAATGATCCAACATCCCTACCAGAGTAAGTGTTCTCTAAAACCACCAGATTTTATGATTACTCCTATCTTTGATGAGTTATAAATTGATGTGGAGTTCTTCTAGCTGTCGCTTTCTCGGTTCAGATTCAGAGGTGGAGAGATTGAGGGCGATGTGGAGGAGAAACTGCAAAAGATGGTATTTCAACTTCCTCTTTTAGTGCTGACTTGTAATTGTCATGGTCCTTATCATTATCTACATTGGGATGTCGATGCTGTTGTCTTAGTTTTTGTTTCCAATCCATAGAATTTTCTCTATGTTTGGTTTTGAACAATTTAAAAGATGAAGGGACTGGGGTTTGGGGGTTGGGGTTGGGGGTTGGGGTAAGGATCTTTTAACTTTTGCTTTTTCCCTAGTTACGTGTAATCAACTCTGATTTCTATTCTATTCGCAGGATGAAAGACAAGCCATTTTCTGAGAATCTTGCAAATGTATTGGATGTTCAACTTCATGGACCTTCAAGCGTTGAGAAAACTGATCCACAAACTGAATGTGGCATTTGTTATGCGCAATATCTTCCAATTGGTAATCCTATATCCGTAAAATAAACCCATTGATATTTTTTTGATTATGGCATTGACTTTGTGATATCAATCTAGATGATGAACTTGGTGCTAAGAGTGGAAGTGGCACTGATTGTACATGTGAAAATAACAGCTGCAGTAGGGCCTTCCACAGTGTTTGCCTCGGAGATTGGTTGAGTTCCATCACAACAACAAGACAGTACGTTGAGCTCCCTTATTGTTACCTTCGTTACTTCAATTAAGGAGATATTCCTTTTCCAATCCAGTTATCACATTCATCTGCTCTGTTTTTTTTACAGGTCATTTGATGTTCTATTCGGGAATTGTCCATACTGTTCTGATCCAATTGCTgtcaaaatcaatactaggaagTAAAGAGGTAAGTTACCCCTGTCAAATATTTGAGATAATTTAGCTCGCTGTGCACAGATTACTTCGAGTGATAGGGAAGGCTGGAGATTTAGGGAAACATTACTTTGTTCGACCACCTCTCCATTCTGTGTAGTGGATGGGAAACTTCCTTAGACAATGTTAAATCTACATAGAGAAAAATGAAGTCTGCTTTTGACGGTGCCTCACAGAGAAGATGTTGCTTTCAAGTATGAGCAGCACTTTGTTTGAGTCAGTTAGTCATGAATATGATTTGCATTTGTCATTGCATTAAGGCAAGCTATCTACATCACACCCTTGGGGTGCATCCCTTCCCCTGCATGAACACGAGATGCcttgtgcaccgggctgcccatTTAGTGATTTGGAACAACCTAGTAAGTGAAACAAGGTAAACAAAATTTTTTTGCTTCATGAAGTTTGTCCTGCTATTATTATCATCATGATCATCCTCATTATATGGAGGGCTTTTGCACTAGTGGAGCATATATTAAGGCACATTTAGTCAAAACTGTTATTTTTGAGCCAGCTGGCGCTCACGGTTTGGTACTTGGTGGATAATAAGTCATTCCCCGTTTAAGCGAAAGTGTTATTGTGATTATAAGCTAATGAATACACGACGAGATATTGTAAGCGGCTGAGTGGCCTTGCTATCACAATCAACTGAGATTCAGCTCTTTGTGGTTCCGATTTGTAAAAGGGAAAAAGAATTGTAGCCTAAGAGTTCCCTACGTTTTATACATGGATGAAGTCAGAATGGCTCATAGTTTCACATATTCTTGATATCATCATTACCCTACTACAATAAATTGGGAGGTGAATAATCCTGGGCTAAGTAGAGCCTTGCATTGGtacttttcttcaattttctcaaatttaCCTCATTAATCACGAGGCAAAAACTGTATGATGGGGGTTTGATTAGTCATAACAACTGCTTCTTTCTCCTCTCTGCTAAACTCACACTTGACTATTTCCTTTCCTTCTCATTTCTATGACTACAACTTCCCCTGATTCCTCAGTTACACTAAGCTAATACTCAAGAAGAGAAGGGCCAAGCTgatcagaggcggatccaggattttaagTTTATGACTTCCTACACAAATTTTAAGTTAATATCAATAATAACTGGATTAACGGACTGGGTTCCAAGCTAAAGATTCTTATATATTTAATGAAATTTTCAATACAAATATCGGATCTAGACAAAAGTTACTGGGTTTACGGGAACCCGTAACTAACACACTGGATCCGCCCCTGAAGCTGATGGGTAAGATAGAATATAAATTAGGTAACGGTTTATTTTTTTTGACACTGGTAACTTTAAATCCAATTGGATTATTTTCTAGATATATTTCCAATCCAACCAGTTTTCTCACTCTGAATGCATCTAGAATGAAGTGGGTAATCCAAGGGTAATCATATCGAAAAGAACAGCTGAAAAGAGACCATTCAAACAATCTCCTCATTCTTATTTTGTAGATAGCACACTGTCGAAACATAGTAGACAGCACAATACAGAAAACCACAGAGTACATCAGAGATATGGTTAAGTATCAACACAAGACATCTGAAGCAAATACAAACACATTTCATACAACTTTGACGATGCAGTAGGTTCAACTTTTTTTAAGCCTTCATGGGTAAGTATACATGTTTTAGTGATGCTTCTTCTCGAAAAGACCATCCGGACCTGCATTCAAAAAAGGGCCAGCCAATTTTTGGTATTAAATAGTTTGTTACCTTAAAAAACCTAAATCTAACTACAAATTTATCCGCACATGGAATTTTCAGCTACAGAAATAAGTATACCCTCTAAAAACATAGAAAGAGTAACCAACATTGGCATGAACACTCACGTAACTTTACAATTCATGAACTGGATAAGAGATTATAATTTATAATAGTAAAGAAGTATGTGAAATCATGTCAAAATTGAATGAAGAGGAGACCAATGGAAAAACTGCCTCTTACCATTGAGCTGAAAGTCACCTGGATTAACAAACTTTCACAGGAAAAGTAACACTCCACTGAAAATGTTGATTTAAAGTTCACATTTACGTTCCATTACAGATAAAACTAGGGATAAGTGTCGAAGCATACTTGAACACTCACCATTAACATTATGCTGTTAATTTTAAGTAGACTTGCACAAATATAATGGTTATGATAATTGTTTTTATGGAGATATTATATGGTCTACTTGATATTGTTTTGTCTCGTTAAAATGCCAAACACTTAGCCACATGAAGCATTGACATGATACGACTTAGAAGACCGATTATGAAAATGTTTTAGCATCATAACTACATAAAAAAAAAGGCATTCAAAATTAGGCTTCACATTGTCAGCAACAAGAAGATAACAGGAAGATTACTAGTTCCAAGTTCCCGACTACGACCATCCGCGGCATGCTACAAACATTTTTGAAGCCTCAATCAGGTAAAGTGCTTCAGTTAGATAACATACCATTATTCAGAATATCTATGAGCTGATAGCTCATTGCAACCATCAAGGATCAGATACAATTACACACGAGATAGTAAACATGAAACCATTGACAAGCGAAATAAAGAGATGGCTTAGGTATCGGAATTACCCCATGGAAACTCCTTGTTACGGATGTGCAGATACGGATAAGGCTGCAAATAAAGTTAGAAATGATAGCAAGAATTGTAAAATCATGTTATGTAGGGTGAAGAAAAAGCATACAAAGGAGTCATAGTCGTATAGGGCAACTTATATGTACACGTCTATATCTGTCTCAGCTGTAAATTCCCCTCTACTATCCCTTCTATTATACAAAATTTCAACGCCCAAGAAAAATAATACCCCTATATTAATTACAGATAAACACAAGTTAACCATTGGATATTATAAGGACCGAATTAACCTTATTCTATCTTTCTTGGGAAGAAAAGGCATTCCTCTACAACTCTAGGTTGCAACTAGTGCTGTATGGTGGGCCGGGCtgggaccgggcccgcggtcctaacgggctaaacgggcctggtgggccggttcTTAATGGTGCAAAAAGCCCGGGGCAGGCCGGGTATGATAAAATAGCCCACGAGCTCGGGACCGCTaagcccgggaccggctggcgggcctgggccggtcttaCCGAGCCTAACGgctactttaaaaaaaaatagcaacggtcaaaaattaaaagtagccgttgggctgcaattttgaccgtttggaactttcaaaaatagccatttggcccgcAAACTTTATATAgttacactttttcccaattctcaactataaatacccccttattttttcatttttactcaccaattcatcaacctctctactataattgcttattttattgttgaaatttcgtgaaaaattgtgaagttggtgaattgaagtattcaagtcttcaacgattttcaattttcaagaagttgttcggcaattcggtaaacgcgttccaactcttaagttttaatattatagttttgttagttttatttagtataattataattaatatgacattttctttgaaaaatatttttggtggtaagggtaaagctaaaactggtgaaagtagtggccaacctactacccttcccccggctccccgacccagacctggtagacgtcctgctgctcctattattcttgatagtgataacccctgttttcaattttccgatagtcaatttttccataatgttgcaccaggtcaaaatttagatgatgaaactatgaatgctctttatcctaatcaaactatctttgaaaatgatgaggaaaatgaggatgaagatgaaacccaaccagatttagatgatacacctactaatcctgttaataacccaactgatgtaccgcccgacccacctgtagaaacccctagttttaatagacaacctcctaaacgcctagaaacatcattagtttggatttttttactcaagtaagagaacaaaataaggctaagtgtaaaacatgtgggaaattactggcgcataaatatactggagaccgtagcggcacgggtagtttgactaggcacataaaaacacaccctagagataaagttagatatttacaaatgaaagcgcagctagagggaacacatgtagattctgatgttaaccctagtacaagttcaaatctag
This genomic stretch from Nicotiana sylvestris chromosome 9, ASM39365v2, whole genome shotgun sequence harbors:
- the LOC104223525 gene encoding uncharacterized protein isoform X2; translated protein: MVDQNRCRELAKSSSFYRRIYSEVEEIGWEHLVKLGEDLRLLSFRMMDKKGRMHIVQITLDGTYPNHPPSISADMPYLFNVEWSINSRLKDVIRQFQQHMDKLQEFWNIMDDIDHSLLVSDLRYPQRASSHRQLNIGNDCYIMFFIDANDPTSLPDCRFLGSDSEVERLRAMWRRNCKRWMKDKPFSENLANVLDVQLHGPSSVEKTDPQTECGICYAQYLPIDDELGAKSGSGTDCTCENNSCSRAFHSVCLGDWLSSITTTRQSFDVLFGNCPYCSDPIAVKINTRK
- the LOC104223525 gene encoding uncharacterized protein isoform X1, which encodes MEYVDQNRCRELAKSSSFYRRIYSEVEEIGWEHLVKLGEDLRLLSFRMMDKKGRMHIVQITLDGTYPNHPPSISADMPYLFNVEWSINSRLKDVIRQFQQHMDKLQEFWNIMDDIDHSLLVSDLRYPQRASSHRQLNIGNDCYIMFFIDANDPTSLPDCRFLGSDSEVERLRAMWRRNCKRWMKDKPFSENLANVLDVQLHGPSSVEKTDPQTECGICYAQYLPIDDELGAKSGSGTDCTCENNSCSRAFHSVCLGDWLSSITTTRQSFDVLFGNCPYCSDPIAVKINTRK
- the LOC104223525 gene encoding uncharacterized protein isoform X3, with the translated sequence MMDKKGRMHIVQITLDGTYPNHPPSISADMPYLFNVEWSINSRLKDVIRQFQQHMDKLQEFWNIMDDIDHSLLVSDLRYPQRASSHRQLNIGNDCYIMFFIDANDPTSLPDCRFLGSDSEVERLRAMWRRNCKRWMKDKPFSENLANVLDVQLHGPSSVEKTDPQTECGICYAQYLPIDDELGAKSGSGTDCTCENNSCSRAFHSVCLGDWLSSITTTRQSFDVLFGNCPYCSDPIAVKINTRK